One stretch of Campylobacter sp. CCS1377 DNA includes these proteins:
- the dnaG gene encoding DNA primase has product MIDKNSIENLAQRADIVDVISHYIEVKKMGSNFVCICPFHADKHPSMHIHAQKGFYHCFVCGAGGDVFKFVMEYEKLSFSEAVEKVASWNNFSLSYTKDHNTSNKNILHILPSLNAFYKQNLAKHKEALHYLYQRKLNDKDIQKFELGFAPSNEENLRLLRNEEIDFEEALSVGALKKDEQKKEYYASFIMRITFPIYDHKGLLVGFGGRTLNKAVQAKYVNSPQSRLFDKSRIFYAFNLAKDAIAKQKEMIVCEGYMDAIAFHKAGFNNAVAVLGTALTEHHLPLIKRYEAKVILCFDNDEAGLKAAMRSAYLLSVNKIDGKVALIQGGKDPAELVANDESAKLYEILEKAVELGEFYIRRLVAGFDLNSALAKQKALEEVQKFTHLLEPLVANFYTDLVAKLLGVENHLVTLVKNAKISPTKSKIENTFVPKTRLNIAEIELLKFLAQNANLHEDFKRICPKNIFKHQEMLEQILNDGKDHPALRELELLEIKPLENKNDFLLAICNVYLSHLNALKGASSELMLKKQILTLLSQNTLKIKKALLDDEFYHFFSNFLELLTKEQDLEKLHQILQKLLRALKNVKYLNDIFFPNESPDGPF; this is encoded by the coding sequence ATGATTGATAAAAATAGCATAGAAAATTTAGCACAAAGAGCAGATATTGTTGATGTGATTTCGCACTATATAGAAGTGAAAAAAATGGGTTCAAATTTTGTTTGTATTTGCCCATTTCACGCTGATAAACACCCCTCAATGCACATTCACGCCCAAAAAGGTTTTTATCATTGTTTTGTATGTGGAGCAGGTGGGGATGTGTTTAAATTTGTTATGGAGTATGAAAAACTAAGCTTTAGCGAAGCGGTAGAAAAAGTCGCTTCGTGGAATAATTTCTCCCTTAGTTACACCAAAGATCACAACACAAGCAATAAAAACATTCTTCATATTTTACCAAGCCTAAATGCCTTTTATAAGCAAAATTTAGCCAAACACAAAGAAGCTTTGCATTATCTTTATCAAAGGAAATTAAACGATAAGGACATACAAAAATTTGAACTTGGTTTTGCCCCAAGCAATGAAGAAAATTTAAGGCTTTTAAGAAATGAAGAGATTGATTTTGAAGAGGCTTTAAGTGTTGGAGCGCTTAAAAAAGATGAGCAAAAAAAAGAATATTACGCCAGTTTTATTATGCGTATCACTTTTCCTATATACGATCACAAAGGTTTGCTTGTGGGCTTTGGTGGCCGTACTTTAAACAAGGCCGTCCAAGCTAAATATGTTAATTCCCCTCAAAGCAGACTTTTTGATAAAAGTCGCATTTTTTATGCTTTTAATCTCGCAAAAGACGCCATTGCAAAACAAAAAGAAATGATAGTTTGCGAAGGCTATATGGACGCCATTGCCTTTCATAAAGCAGGTTTTAACAACGCTGTGGCAGTACTTGGGACAGCTTTAACTGAACATCATTTACCTTTAATTAAACGCTATGAAGCTAAGGTGATACTTTGTTTTGATAATGATGAAGCGGGTTTAAAGGCCGCGATGCGTTCGGCGTATTTGCTAAGTGTAAATAAAATCGATGGAAAAGTTGCCTTAATTCAAGGCGGAAAAGATCCAGCCGAACTTGTGGCGAATGATGAAAGTGCAAAGCTTTATGAGATCTTAGAAAAGGCAGTGGAGCTTGGGGAATTTTATATCAGAAGACTTGTGGCAGGCTTTGATTTAAATTCAGCCTTAGCTAAGCAAAAGGCCTTAGAAGAAGTGCAAAAATTCACGCATTTATTAGAGCCTTTAGTGGCAAATTTTTATACAGATTTAGTTGCTAAGCTTTTAGGGGTTGAAAATCATCTCGTAACTTTGGTTAAAAATGCCAAAATTTCACCCACTAAAAGTAAGATAGAAAATACTTTTGTCCCAAAAACAAGGCTAAATATCGCAGAAATCGAGCTTTTGAAATTTTTAGCACAAAATGCGAATTTGCACGAAGATTTTAAAAGGATTTGTCCTAAAAATATTTTCAAACACCAAGAAATGCTAGAGCAAATTTTAAATGATGGTAAAGATCATCCTGCTTTAAGAGAATTAGAGCTTTTAGAGATTAAGCCTTTAGAAAATAAAAATGATTTTTTGCTTGCTATCTGCAATGTGTATTTAAGCCATTTGAATGCTTTAAAGGGTGCAAGTTCTGAACTGATGCTAAAAAAGCAAATTTTAACCCTACTTTCTCAAAATACCTTAAAAATCAAAAAAGCACTTTTAGATGATGAGTTTTATCACTTTTTTTCAAATTTTTTAGAGCTTTTAACTAAGGAGCAAGACTTAGAAAAACTCCATCAAATTTTGCAAAAATTATTAAGAGCTTTAAAAAATGTAAAATATTTAAACGATATTTTTTTCCCTAATGAGTCTCCAGACGGTCCTTTTTAG
- a CDS encoding major outer membrane protein, with protein sequence MSYIFADAVRLGGDFVYRMIATSNVAGDDDKDKYEIVARVDCKYSPKLSFQAWYSYINVDGNTEAQSGSKNVRLQTLYQF encoded by the coding sequence TTGAGTTATATTTTTGCTGATGCGGTTAGACTCGGCGGAGATTTCGTATATAGAATGATTGCAACTAGCAATGTAGCTGGAGATGATGATAAAGATAAATACGAAATTGTTGCAAGAGTGGATTGTAAATACTCTCCAAAATTATCTTTCCAAGCTTGGTATTCTTATATTAATGTAGATGGCAACACTGAAGCGCAAAGTGGTAGCAAAAATGTAAGACTTCAAACACTTTATCAATTCTAA
- a CDS encoding MnmA/TRMU family protein, with amino-acid sequence MKALALFSGGLDSMLAIKLITSQGIEVKAININIGFGATSDKSELMAKRAALAGASFEVIDVRNEYLQKVLFNPQYGYGKHFNPCIDCHAFMFKTALAMLKSENASFIITGEVLGQRPMSQRSDAMAKVKKLALDEEDLILRPMCAKNLPLTKPEREGWVDRDKLENISGRSRKRQLELVAKFGFEDFESPGGGCLLTLESFAKKIRDFIEFDKDMEVNDAQLLKYGRHLRLPNGAKMIVGRNELENELLRNLKTDKYEEIKLGDLIGAYSLLSANADEKDLELALKIALTYAKTQSDKEYQVGFKDKIYTSKAYENKESVSEFFIS; translated from the coding sequence ATGAAAGCATTAGCACTTTTTAGTGGCGGGCTTGATAGCATGCTTGCTATAAAACTCATCACTTCGCAAGGCATAGAAGTAAAAGCGATAAACATAAACATAGGCTTTGGCGCTACAAGTGATAAAAGCGAACTTATGGCAAAAAGAGCGGCTTTAGCTGGGGCAAGTTTTGAAGTGATAGATGTAAGAAATGAGTATTTACAAAAAGTGCTTTTTAATCCACAATACGGCTATGGAAAGCATTTTAATCCCTGCATAGACTGCCATGCTTTTATGTTTAAAACTGCACTAGCTATGCTAAAAAGCGAAAATGCAAGTTTTATTATAACAGGCGAAGTTTTAGGCCAACGTCCTATGAGTCAAAGAAGTGATGCGATGGCTAAAGTTAAAAAACTCGCACTTGATGAAGAGGATTTAATCCTTCGTCCTATGTGTGCTAAAAATTTACCCCTTACAAAGCCTGAAAGAGAGGGTTGGGTGGATAGAGACAAACTAGAAAATATAAGCGGAAGAAGCCGTAAAAGACAACTTGAACTTGTAGCTAAATTTGGTTTTGAGGACTTTGAAAGCCCTGGTGGTGGGTGCTTACTTACACTTGAAAGTTTTGCTAAGAAAATTCGCGATTTTATAGAATTTGACAAAGATATGGAGGTAAATGACGCCCAACTTTTAAAATACGGCCGCCATTTAAGACTACCAAATGGTGCTAAAATGATAGTGGGTAGAAATGAATTAGAAAACGAGCTTTTAAGAAATTTAAAAACCGACAAATATGAAGAAATTAAACTTGGAGATTTAATCGGTGCTTATTCTTTACTTAGCGCAAATGCAGATGAAAAAGACTTAGAGCTTGCTTTAAAAATAGCACTAACTTACGCAAAAACACAAAGCGATAAAGAATACCAAGTAGGCTTTAAAGATAAAATTTATACTAGCAAAGCTTATGAAAATAAAGAAAGCGTGAGTGAATTTTTCATCTCTTAA
- a CDS encoding Cj0069 family protein — protein MKKNIVFFEVRGGSDKGEDGYRKDTMPMVNALKSKGWNAEVIFFEVGKKDEIYHYVKENFDGYVSRINPGNLKEENEYFDMLRKLCNDGLVGMPHPDAMIGYGAKDALTKLADTDLVPSDTYAYYDIKTFKENFVKSLAKGERVLKQNRGSTGEGIWRVSVESEFNGDSVPLNAKIKCTEAKDNHVEHRELCEFMDFCEQYIVGDNGMLVDMRFLPRIKEGEIRLLMLYNTPVNVVHKKPSEDADAFSATLFSGAKYRYDKPEDWKNLVDMFLSELPKVRAKLGNYDLPLIWTADFILDTDENGKDKYVLGEINCSCVGFTSHLELADDVAQNIIEIVSKTKK, from the coding sequence ATGAAAAAAAACATTGTTTTTTTTGAAGTTAGAGGCGGAAGTGATAAAGGTGAAGATGGCTATAGAAAAGATACTATGCCTATGGTAAATGCTTTAAAATCCAAAGGTTGGAATGCTGAAGTGATATTTTTCGAAGTAGGCAAAAAAGATGAAATTTATCACTATGTAAAAGAAAATTTTGATGGTTATGTTTCACGCATCAATCCTGGCAATCTTAAAGAAGAAAATGAATATTTTGATATGTTAAGAAAGCTCTGTAATGATGGACTTGTCGGTATGCCTCACCCTGATGCAATGATAGGTTATGGAGCAAAAGATGCTTTAACCAAACTAGCAGACACCGATCTTGTGCCAAGTGATACCTATGCTTATTATGATATTAAGACTTTCAAAGAAAATTTTGTCAAAAGCTTGGCTAAAGGCGAAAGAGTTTTAAAACAAAATCGCGGCTCTACAGGCGAAGGAATTTGGCGTGTGAGTGTTGAGAGTGAATTTAACGGCGATAGTGTACCCTTGAATGCAAAAATCAAATGCACCGAAGCAAAAGATAATCATGTTGAACACAGAGAACTTTGTGAATTTATGGACTTTTGCGAGCAATACATTGTAGGCGATAACGGTATGCTTGTAGATATGAGATTCTTGCCACGCATTAAAGAAGGAGAAATCAGGCTTTTAATGCTTTATAACACTCCTGTAAATGTCGTGCATAAAAAACCTTCTGAAGATGCAGATGCTTTTTCTGCTACACTTTTTAGTGGAGCAAAATACCGCTATGATAAGCCAGAAGATTGGAAAAATTTAGTGGATATGTTTTTAAGTGAACTTCCTAAAGTAAGAGCTAAACTTGGAAATTATGATTTACCACTCATTTGGACAGCTGATTTCATTTTAGATACTGATGAAAATGGCAAAGATAAATATGTCTTAGGCGAGATAAATTGTTCTTGTGTAGGCTTTACTTCGCATTTAGAATTAGCTGATGATGTCGCACAAAACATTATAGAAATAGTCAGCAAAACAAAAAAATAA
- a CDS encoding aromatic amino acid transport family protein, whose protein sequence is MKWNSFDTRWMLSLFGTAVGAGILFLPIKAGVGGFWPVVVMCFIIFPMVYLSHRALSRFVCQANGNDKDITHAAEEYFGRKVSIFISILYFFAIFPICLAYCVGITNTFESFIYHQFLPLLNSEGVFSDVIRAMYEVSADVGGKTVVSLLPVYRLFLVFILVSIFMLIMLFSEELITKVCEWLVYPLCAILFAFSLYLIPYWSFESFSAVPGAKEFITIVWLTLPVLVFSFNHSPAISTFSLSVKRQYPENSVQKANQILLRTSVMLLAFVMFFVVSCVLSLTPAELAEARAQNIPVLSYFANKLDNPFISYGGPLIAFLAISSSFFGHYFGAREGAYGIVRKCCKLAGNENPNLKKIAIYSTLTMYVIMLITAYINPSILGFIESLGGPIIAAILFLMPIIAIYTVSKMKKFQNKALDAFVFITGILTIITVIYTF, encoded by the coding sequence ATGAAGTGGAATTCTTTTGATACGCGTTGGATGCTTTCATTGTTTGGGACAGCAGTTGGTGCGGGGATTTTATTTTTGCCTATTAAGGCCGGTGTGGGTGGTTTTTGGCCTGTTGTTGTAATGTGTTTTATTATTTTTCCAATGGTTTATCTAAGCCATAGAGCTTTAAGTCGTTTTGTATGTCAAGCAAATGGTAATGATAAGGATATCACTCATGCGGCTGAAGAGTATTTTGGTAGAAAAGTGAGTATTTTTATATCTATTCTTTATTTTTTTGCTATTTTTCCTATTTGTTTGGCGTATTGTGTGGGTATAACTAATACTTTTGAAAGTTTTATTTATCATCAATTTTTGCCCCTTTTAAATTCAGAAGGTGTGTTTTCGGATGTCATTCGTGCTATGTATGAAGTAAGTGCGGATGTTGGAGGAAAAACTGTGGTAAGTTTATTGCCTGTTTACCGTTTGTTTTTGGTCTTTATTTTGGTAAGTATTTTTATGCTTATTATGCTTTTTAGTGAAGAATTAATCACAAAAGTGTGTGAATGGCTTGTGTATCCTTTATGCGCTATACTTTTTGCATTTTCTTTATATCTTATCCCTTATTGGTCTTTTGAGAGTTTTAGTGCAGTACCTGGAGCGAAAGAATTTATCACTATAGTATGGCTTACTTTGCCGGTTTTAGTGTTTTCTTTTAATCACTCACCAGCAATTTCTACTTTTTCTTTAAGTGTAAAAAGACAATATCCTGAAAATTCAGTACAAAAAGCAAATCAAATTTTGCTTAGAACCTCTGTAATGTTACTTGCTTTTGTTATGTTTTTTGTGGTATCTTGTGTGCTTTCTTTAACTCCAGCCGAACTTGCTGAAGCTAGAGCGCAAAACATACCTGTGCTTTCTTATTTTGCTAATAAGCTTGATAATCCATTTATTTCTTATGGTGGTCCATTAATCGCATTTTTAGCAATTTCTAGTTCGTTCTTTGGACATTATTTTGGTGCTAGAGAGGGTGCTTATGGTATAGTTAGAAAGTGTTGTAAATTAGCGGGCAATGAAAATCCAAATTTAAAAAAGATTGCGATTTATTCAACTTTAACGATGTATGTGATCATGTTAATCACTGCTTATATTAATCCTAGTATCTTGGGTTTTATAGAAAGTTTGGGTGGTCCAATCATTGCGGCAATTTTGTTCTTAATGCCAATTATTGCAATTTATACGGTTTCAAAAATGAAAAAATTCCAAAACAAAGCTTTAGATGCTTTTGTTTTTATTACGGGAATTTTAACTATAATTACCGTGATTTATACTTTTTAA
- a CDS encoding L-serine ammonia-lyase, which translates to MGSNLSIFKIGVGPSSSHTLGPLLAGNMFCEKIKTRIDEISKIEIKLYGSLSLTGKGHLSDKAILWGLSGLKAKELNASLQDEVFKCALEKRILLLDGIKELDFDYEKDLIFEKEFLPLHENGLKISAFNKENGLILEEIYYSIGGGFVMSEAELKKHQEGQDEFVHTPLELNINNAKDALKICEEKNWNLAKLSYEYELQFFTKEEIRAYCLEIWEVMQEVFYNGIHPNSDYLPGKLHLKRRAKGLNERVAMTTDPMGIIDFISLYAIAIAEENASGARVVTAPTNGACAVVPAVMLYLKNHTVGFNDEKAIDFLLTAMLIGSFYKKNASISGAEAGCQAEIGSASSMAAGAMATVLGAKANVACNAAEMAMEHHLGLTCDPVAGLVQIPCIERNAFGAIKAISAARMAMTRKSTPVVGLDEVIKTMYETGKDMNLKYKETSLGGLATNLKSIC; encoded by the coding sequence ATGGGTAGTAATTTAAGTATATTTAAAATCGGTGTTGGTCCTTCCTCTTCTCATACTTTGGGACCATTATTGGCGGGTAATATGTTTTGTGAAAAAATTAAAACTCGCATTGATGAAATTTCTAAAATAGAAATTAAGCTTTATGGCTCTTTATCTTTAACAGGTAAAGGGCATTTAAGCGATAAGGCTATTTTATGGGGGCTTAGTGGCTTAAAAGCTAAAGAATTAAACGCGAGTTTGCAAGATGAGGTTTTTAAGTGTGCTTTAGAGAAAAGGATTTTGCTTTTAGATGGGATAAAAGAGCTTGATTTTGACTATGAAAAGGATTTGATTTTTGAAAAAGAATTTTTACCTTTGCACGAAAATGGTTTAAAAATTAGTGCTTTTAATAAAGAAAATGGTTTGATTTTAGAAGAAATTTATTATTCTATTGGCGGTGGGTTTGTGATGAGTGAGGCTGAGCTAAAAAAACACCAAGAAGGGCAAGATGAATTTGTGCATACACCCTTAGAGCTTAATATCAACAATGCTAAAGATGCTTTAAAAATTTGTGAAGAAAAAAACTGGAATTTAGCAAAGCTTTCTTATGAATATGAGTTGCAGTTTTTTACCAAAGAAGAAATTAGGGCGTATTGCTTAGAAATTTGGGAAGTGATGCAAGAGGTTTTTTATAATGGAATTCATCCAAATTCAGATTATCTTCCTGGAAAACTTCATTTAAAGCGTCGTGCAAAAGGTTTAAATGAGCGCGTGGCAATGACTACGGATCCTATGGGGATTATTGATTTTATTTCTTTGTATGCTATAGCAATTGCTGAAGAAAATGCAAGTGGTGCTAGGGTTGTTACTGCACCTACAAATGGAGCTTGTGCGGTTGTGCCAGCTGTGATGCTTTATCTTAAAAATCATACCGTGGGTTTTAATGATGAAAAGGCGATTGATTTTTTACTCACCGCTATGCTTATAGGCTCTTTTTATAAGAAAAATGCAAGTATAAGTGGTGCTGAAGCAGGATGTCAAGCAGAGATTGGTAGTGCGAGTTCAATGGCAGCAGGTGCTATGGCAACGGTTTTAGGAGCAAAGGCGAATGTGGCTTGCAATGCTGCTGAAATGGCTATGGAGCATCATTTAGGCTTAACTTGCGATCCAGTAGCTGGGCTGGTGCAAATTCCTTGTATAGAAAGAAATGCTTTTGGGGCTATAAAAGCCATAAGTGCAGCTAGAATGGCAATGACGCGAAAAAGCACTCCTGTTGTAGGACTTGATGAGGTTATAAAAACTATGTATGAAACGGGCAAGGATATGAATTTAAAATACAAAGAAACTTCGCTTGGGGGTTTAGCTACAAATTTAAAAAGTATTTGTTAA